A single Phragmites australis chromosome 4, lpPhrAust1.1, whole genome shotgun sequence DNA region contains:
- the LOC133917017 gene encoding probable LRR receptor-like serine/threonine-protein kinase At1g12460 yields the protein MRRSSRAAASAGKAVLLLVVVVLLHWAGGAGVDAATDAERRILLDFKAAVTADPRGALASWTPSGDPCLDFAGVTCDPSSGAVQRLRVHGAGIAGVLTPSLARLPVLESISLFGNSLTGGIPRSFSALAPTLHKLNISRNALSGEIPPFLGAFPWLRLLDLSYNAFSGEIPAALFDPCLRLRYVSLAHNDLAGPVPPGIANCSRLAGFDFSYNRLSGELPDQVCAPPEMNYISVRSNSLSGNIAGKLTTCGSIDLFDVGSNQFSGSAPFALLGSVNITYFNVSSNAFDGEIPSITTCGSKFSYFDASGNRLTGPVPESVVNCRNLRVLDLGANALAGDIPPVIGTLRSLSVLRLAGNAGISGSIPAELGGIEMLVTLDLAGLALTGEIPRSLSQCQFLLELNLSGNQLQGAVPDTLNNSTYLKMLDLHRNQLDGGIPVTLGQLTNLDLLDLSENRLTGEIPLELGNLSNLTHFNVSFNNLSGMIPSAPVLQQFGFTAFMGNPLLCGPPLNNLCGAHWKAKRLGVSVIIVIVAAALILIGVCIVCAMNIKAYTRRSKDEDRKEEEEVLVSESTPIASPGSNVIIGKLVLFSKSLPSRYEDWETGTKALLDKDCLVGGGSVGTVYKATFENGLSIAVKKLETLGRVRDQDEFEHEMGQLGNLSHPNLVAFQGYYWSSSMQLLLSEFMANGSLYDHLHGNHPHAFSESSSRGGGGELFWEQRFNIALGAARALAYLHHDCRPQILHLNIKSSNIMLDGKYEAKLSDYGLRKLLPILGSIELSRIHTSIGYIAPELASQSLRYSDKSDVFSFGVILLEIVTGRKPVDSPGVATAVVLRDYVREILEDGTVSDCFDHSLRGFVEAELVQVLKLGLVCTSNTPSSRPSMAEVVQFLESVRTSY from the exons ATGAGGCGCTCCTCCCGTGCCGCGGCTTCTGCGGGGAAGGCGGTTCTtctgttggtggtggtggtgctgctgcATTGGGCCGGCGGCGCGGGGGTGGACGCGGCCACGGACGCCGAGCGGCGGATACTGCTCGACTTCAAGGCCGCCGTCACCGCGGACCCGCGTGGGGCGCTGGCGTCCTGGACTCCCTCGGGGGACCCCTGTTTGGACTTCGCGGGGGTCACCTGCGACCCGTCCTCCGGCGCCGTACAGCGGCTGCGCGTCCACGGCGCGGGCATCGCGGGGGTGCTCACCCCGTCGCTCGCGCGGCTGCCGGTGCTCGAGTCCATCTCGCTCTTCGGGAACAGCCTCACCGGCGGCATCCCGCGGAGCTTCAGCGCGCTCGCCCCCACGCTCCACAAGCTCAACATCAGCCGGAACGCGCTCTCCGGCGAGATCCCGCCGTTCCTCGGCGCGTTCCCGTGGCTCCGCTTGCTCGACCTCTCCTACAACGCCTTCTCCGGTGAGATCCCCGCCGCGCTGTTCGacccctgcctccgcctccgGTACGTGTCGCTCGCGCACAACGACCTCGCCGGCCCCGTCCCGCCCGGCATTGCCAATTGCTCGCGCCTCGCTGGGTTCGACTTCTCCTACAACCGCCTCTCCGGCGAGCTCCCGGATCAAGTCTGCGCGCCTCCGGAGATGAACTACATCTCCGTCCGAAGCAATTCGCTCTCCGGCAATATAGCCGGCAAGCTCACCACTTGTGGCAGTATTGATCTCTTCGACGTCGGGAGCAACCAGTTCTCCGGATCCGCTCCCTTTGCCCTTCTCGGCTCGGTAAACATCACCTACTTCAACGTCTCCTCCAACGCCTTCGACGGCGAAATCCCCAGCATTACAACGTGCGGCAGCAAATTCTCATACTTCGACGCGTCCGGGAACCGGCTCACGGGACCGGTGCCGGAGAGCGTGGTGAATTGCCGCAATCTGAGGGTTTTGGATTTGGGGGCGAATGCTCTTGCTGGAGATATACCACCTGTGATTGGGACATTGCGGTCGCTCTCCGTGCTCCGGCTCGCGGGCAATGCGGGCATTTCCGGTTCAATCCCTGCCGAGCTTGGAGGGATTGAGATGCTTGTCACACTCGACCTCGCCGGCCTTGCTCTCACAGGAGAGATTCCACGGTCCCTGAGCCAGTGCCAGTTCTTGCTTGAGCT GAATCTGTCTGGCAACCAATTGCAAGGAGCAGTCCCAGACACGCTCAACAATTCGACTTACCTCAAGATGCTTGATCTACACAGGAACCAGCTTGATGGGGGCATTCCCGTGACACTTGGGCAGCTCACAAACCTTGATCTCCTGGACCTCTCAGAGAATCGACTGACTGGGGAAATTCCTCTAGAGCTTGGGAACCTCTCTAACCTGACACATTTTAATGTGTCCTTCAATAACCTCTCTGGTATGATCCCTTCTGCGCCGGTCTTGCAGCAGTTTGGTTTCACTGCGTTCATGGGCAACCCATTACTATGCGGCCCTCCATTGAACAATCTCTGTGGGGCGCACTGGAAGGCGAAACGATTGGGTGTGTCTGTCATAATTGTCATTGTTGCTGCGGCCCTCATACTTATCGGGGTATGCATTGTTTGTGCGATGAACATTAAGGCTTATACAAGGAGGAGTAAAGATGAGGAcaggaaggaagaggaagaggttctGGTGTCTGAGAGCACACCGATTGCATCTCCAGGCTCAAATGTGATCATCGGAAAGCTAGTGCTTTTCAGCAAGAGCTTGCCTTCGAGATATGAAGATTGGGAAACGGGAACTAAGGCACTACTCGACAAGGACTGCCTCGTTGGTGGCGGTTCAGTTGGTACGGTGTACAAAGCCACCTTCGAAAATGGCCTATCCATTGCTGTGAAGAAACTGGAGACACTAGGGAGGGTGAGAGACCAGGATGAGTTTGAGCATGAGATGGGCCAGCTTGGTAACCTCAGCCACCCCAATCTGGTTGCTTTCCAGGGTTACTATTGGTCATCCTCAATGCAGTTGCTCCTGTCTGAATTTATGGCCAATGGGAGCTTGTATGATCACCTCCACGGGAACCATCCTCATGCTTTCTCtgagagcagcagcagaggtggtggaggtgagCTGTTTTGGGAACAGAGGTTCAACATTGCGCTTGGAGCGGCACGAGCACTTGCTTACCTTCACCATGACTGCCGGCCACAAATCCTGCATCTCAACATCAAGTCCTCCAACATAATGTTAGATGGAAAATATGAGGCCAAGTTGTCTGATTATGGATTGAGGAAGCTATTGCCAATTCTAGGAAGCATTGAATTGAGTAGAATTCACACCTCCATTGGATATATTGCACCGGAGCTAGCATCTCAGAGCTTGAGATATAGCGACAAGAGTGATGTATTTAGCTTTGGGGTGATTTTGCTTGAGATTGTGACAGGGCGGAAGCCAGTAGACAGCCCTGGGGTGGCTACAGCGGTCGTACTGCGTGATTATGTGAGAGAGATATTGGAGGATGGAACTGTGTCAGACTGCTTTGATCATAGCCTGAGGGGATTTGTTGAAGCCGAATTGGTTCAAGTTCTCAAGTTAGGTCTGGTATGCACTTCCAACACACCATCAAGCCGACCTAGCATGGCAGA